In the genome of Planifilum fimeticola, one region contains:
- a CDS encoding DUF421 domain-containing protein: MEWTEVFFRTLFIYFFVLIVMRLMGKREIGKLSVFDLVVSIMIADLAVISIENGDRPLVHGILPIATLLVTQIGLSYLSLKNRTIRHIVDGKPAMLIKNGRIQDKVMAKNRYNLDDLMAQLREKGIDNVADVEFAILETSGKLSVFPKEGKKPVSKEDLFPLQSTKPSQLPVFLIVEGRVLEEGLRRIGRDRLWLEQEVRRRGHRGVEEIFLATMDDRGRLHLDGRDDGEEDSPGGG, encoded by the coding sequence ATGGAATGGACCGAGGTGTTTTTTCGGACCTTGTTCATCTATTTTTTTGTCTTGATAGTGATGCGCCTGATGGGGAAGAGGGAGATCGGGAAGTTATCCGTCTTTGATCTGGTGGTTTCCATTATGATCGCCGACCTGGCGGTGATTTCCATCGAGAATGGGGATCGGCCGCTGGTTCATGGGATTCTGCCCATCGCCACGTTGCTGGTGACCCAAATCGGACTATCCTATTTGTCATTGAAGAACAGGACCATTCGGCATATCGTCGACGGCAAGCCCGCGATGTTGATCAAAAACGGCCGAATCCAGGATAAGGTGATGGCCAAAAACCGATACAATCTCGATGATTTGATGGCACAGCTCAGGGAAAAGGGCATCGACAATGTCGCCGATGTGGAATTCGCCATTCTGGAAACATCGGGAAAGCTGAGCGTCTTTCCAAAGGAGGGAAAGAAACCGGTATCCAAGGAAGACCTTTTCCCGCTCCAAAGTACCAAGCCCTCCCAATTGCCCGTCTTTCTGATAGTTGAAGGACGGGTGCTAGAGGAGGGGCTGAGACGGATTGGGCGGGACCGCCTTTGGCTGGAGCAGGAGGTGCGGCGCAGGGGGCATCGCGGTGTCGAGGAGATTTTCCTCGCCACCATGGACGATCGCGGCCGCCTCCATCTCGATGGTCGGGACGATGGGGAGGAGGATTCGCCCGGAGGCGGTTAA
- a CDS encoding TIGR04086 family membrane protein, giving the protein MKHPSAESTPRRTGSPLIFGLVAVWGVVLIGSLLAAFLLRYAAVDEEYLPYFTFGINGVALLGGGWISGRRAGEKGWLYGGSVGCLYALIVILIGFLAFDAAMQIHPLAFAAGAFALGALGGIFGVNTRGA; this is encoded by the coding sequence GTGAAACACCCATCTGCGGAATCGACGCCGAGGCGAACCGGTTCTCCGCTGATTTTCGGGCTGGTGGCCGTTTGGGGGGTGGTGCTGATCGGCTCTCTGCTTGCGGCATTTCTTTTGCGATATGCTGCTGTGGATGAAGAATACCTTCCCTATTTCACCTTTGGAATCAACGGTGTGGCGCTTTTGGGCGGCGGGTGGATCAGCGGCCGGCGCGCCGGGGAAAAGGGTTGGCTTTACGGCGGATCCGTCGGATGCCTGTATGCTTTGATCGTCATCCTCATCGGATTTTTGGCCTTTGATGCCGCCATGCAGATCCATCCCCTCGCCTTTGCCGCAGGGGCTTTCGCCCTCGGCGCGCTGGGAGGGATATTCGGTGTCAACACCCGCGGGGCGTAA